Genomic DNA from Streptomyces sp. PCS3-D2:
GGCGGCGAGTTCGCCGGCCGTGCGGTACGGCACCCCGTCCACGTACTCCATGACGTAGAACGGCGCCCCGAGCACCTCCTCGTCCTCGCACAGCAGCACCGGCTCCGGGACCGGCACGGCCGTTCCGTGCAGCGCCGCGATGACCCGGTGCTCGCGGCGCATGTCGTGGGCGGTGGCCAGCACATGGCCGAGCGGCGGCCGGCGCACCACCCAGCGGCCGGTCCCGTCGGTGATCTCGTACGTGAGATTCGACCGGCCTCCCTCGATCAGCCGGCCGCGCAGCGCAGCGGCCGCGAGTCCCGGTCGGACCCGGTCGAGATGGCCGCGCAGCCGCTCCAGATCCAGGCCTGGCGGGTCGGCCGGGGCTGAGGTCATGTGCGCACCTCCGTGCGGAGAGTCGGTGGGGACGTGCGGTGGTGCGTCGGCGCACCATCGCAGGCAATCATGCCGACCAGTCGGTATGCCGTCCAGTGGGCGGGCCGGAGGATCGACTCCGGCCCGCCGGACTCGCCGGACTCACGCGTGGCACAGGATCGGCGTACCGCCGTTCATCACCGTCATGTCCGCGAGCACCGCCGGTATGTCCAGCGGCGCACCCTCCGGCTCCCCGGCCAGCTCCGCGTAGGCCCGGTGCACGTTGGCCACCAGCCGCTCGCTCTCCCGCCAGGCCGCGAACTCGCCGAGGTCGGCCTGCCGGGCCACCTCCAGCGGGGTCAGCCCCCCGGCCCGCCCCTCCCGGGAGACTTCGGCCACGTACCGCAGGTAGCGCTCGGTGGAGTCGTAGGACGACGGGTCCGTCAGCGGTCCGTGGCCCGGTACGACGGTCTCCGCGTCCAGTGACCGCAGCAGCTCCAGGGCCCGCAGGGAGCCGGCGAGCGAGCCCATCGCAAGGAACGGCGTGCCCCCGGCGAAGACCAGGTCCCCGGTGAAGACCACCCGGTGCTCGGGCACCCACACGACCGAGTCCCCGGTGGTGTGCGCGACCCCCGGGTGGACGACCCGCACCTCGGTCGAGCCCACGTGCACGGTCGCCCGGTCGCTGTAGGTCAGGTCGGGGGCGGTGATGTCTATCGCCCCGAAGTCCGTCGCCGGCCAGATCATCTCCAGCTGGTGGCCCGCGGCGAGCTGCTCGGCCCGAGCGGCGTCGTGCCCGAGGATCAGCGCCCCGGGGGTGAAGACGCAGTTGCCGTAGGTGTGGTCGCCGTGGTGGTGGGTGTTCACCACCGTCCGGGGGAGCGGCACCCCGGCCGCCGCGATCGCGTCACGCAGCGCCAGTGCGCGCCGCTCGGTGGCGGCGGTGTCGATGAGCAGGGTCCGGCCGCCGTCGCTGACGAAGCCGGCGTTGTTCAGGCACCATCCTCCGTCGGGCTGCACGTAGGCGTACACCCCCGGTGCGGGCTGGACGAGGTACGGGTCGTCGACGGGCATCTGCGCTCTCCCCGGGTCGCTTTGACGGACGGTCGGCATCCTGTCAGTCGTCGCCGCACGGGGGGAGGGCGGGTGCCGCCACCGGTCACCCCTGGTGGGCCGGGGGAGCGGGCCGGTGACGGCCTCGCAGATCAGTGGTCGTCGTAGTGCCCGTCGTGTGCGGCGTGGCGGTGTCCGTCGTGCAGGTAGTCGACGTGGTCGCCGTGCTGGACCGTGTCGTGCCCGCAGCCCGTGCCGTGGGTGTGGGCGTGGCCCTCGTGCGCGGTGTGCCCGGTCGGCTCGCACTCGTCCCAGTGCCCCGAGTGCTCCCGGTGCAGGTGGCCGTCGTGCGCGTAGTCGACGTGGTCGCCGTGCGGGACCGCCCGGTGGCCGCAGTCCGCGCCGTGGGCGTGCTGGTGCGTGGGGTGTTCGTGGTGGAGGGTCGTCATGGCGCCGAGACTAGTGCGAATGGTCGGCTGTCACCTGTTGTGTCCCGCTTGATCGGGGGAAGTGTGATGATGGGGCCGACGGCTCAGAGGATGACCGCCACCGCGAACGCCGCCAGCGCCACCGTGCACGCCACCACGGACAGCGCCGACCCGGGGTCCAGCACCCGCGGCCGGCCGGTGGCCAAGGCCCGGATCCTGCGGTGCGCCACCCACAGGAACGCCAGCCAGACCAACACGATCAACGCGGCCCCGGCCAGTTCCGACGGCGACCCCGGCCCGCGCAGCGCCTGCCGCAGGGCCAGCACCGCCACCACCGAGGACGCCAGCGTCGTACGCCGCCACGCCAGCCGGGTCCGCTCGGGCTGGAGCCCGGCGTCGCGATCCACCCCCGGGACGCTCACCGCCCGGACGTCCAGCCCAGCAGCACGACCACCACCATCGCCACCGCGACCAGCCCCACGCCCAGGCTCAGCACCACCGGGAACCGCGACAGCGGCAGGTCCTCGTGCCGCCGCATCGCCCGCTCGCAGCGCACCCAGTGGTTCACCGCCCGCAGCGCGCAGGCCGCGCCGACCGCGAGGAGCGCGAAGGCCATGCCCACGCGCACCCCCCAGCGCAGGTCGGGCAGGAACTGGTCGACGGCGAAACCGCCGCCGACCAGCGCCAGGGCGGTCCGGATCCAGGCGAGGAACGTGCGCTCGTTGGCCAGCGAGAAGCGGTAGTCGGGGGTGTCGCCCTCATCCTTCAGCCGCGACGGTGCGAACCACAGGCGTACGTCCTTGACGAAGTCGATCACCGGATCAATCTACTGGCGGGAGCCGCGATACGCCCGCAGCCGCCGGTAGGCCTCCAACCCGTCCGGCACCCAGGGCCACTGCCCGCTCCCGATCCGCCGGTCCAGCTCCTCCCGCGTCAGGAAGGAGTGCCAGGCCACCTCCGAGCCCTGCGGGGCCACCGGCAGCTCGCACCGCACCTCGTGCACGGACGACCACCAAGCCCCGCCCGGGCCCTCGTACAGGAACCTGAACAGCGGTTCCGGCTGTGCCAGCCCCCGCACCCCGAGCTCCTCCTCGGCCTCCCGCAGCGCGGCCTCGGCGTAGCTCTCGCCGGCGCCCACCACCCCGCCCACGAACATGTCGTAGTGCGAGGGGAAGACGAGCTTCGAAGCGGTCCGCCGGTGCACGAAGATCCGCTCCTCCGCGTCCCTGGCCAGCACGAACACACAGCGGTGGATCAGGCCGCGGGCGTACACCTCGCCCCGCGGGGCCTGCCCGAGGACCCGGTCGTCCCGGTCCACCACGTCCAGTACTTCATCAGCGGCACTCACGGGCCCATCCAACCACCGCTGTTGACTGGTTACCGCTCCGTAGCAAAGGATCTGCCCCACCATCGACGGAGGACGGGTGTCCGCATGACGTACGACGCAGACGTGATCGTGATCGGAGCCGGGCTCGCGGGCCTGGTGGCCACCGCCGAGCTCGTCGACGCGGGCCGCAAGGTGGTCCTGCTCGACCAGGAGCCGGAACAGTCCATCGGGGGCCAGGCGCACTGGTCCTTCGGCGGGATGTTCCTCGTGGACTCGCCCGAGCAGCGCCGGATGCGGATCAGGGACAGTCGGGACCTCGCCCTCCAGGACTGGCTCGGCACCGCCGGGTTCGACCGCGAGGAGGACGCCTGGCCGCGCCGCTGGGCCGGGGCCTACGTCGACTTCGCGGCCGGGGAGAAGCGCCGCTGGCTGCACGCGCGGGGAGTCCGCTTCTTCCCCGTCGTCGGCTGGGCCGAGCGCGGCGGCTACGACGCGGACGGCCACGGCAACTCCGTCCCGCGCTTCCACATCACCTGGGGCACCGGGCCCGGGCTGGTGGAGCCGTTCGAGCGGCGGGTCCGGGAGGGTGTGGCCCGCGGCCTGGTCCGGCTGGCGTTCCGCCACCGGGTGACCGGTCTGGCCGCCACCGCCGGCGCCCTGGACACCGTGACCGGGGAGATCCTCGAACCCTCCGACGCCGCGCGAGGCACCGCCAGCAGCCGCGAGGCCGCCGGAACCTTCTCCCTGCGGGCCCAGGCCGTGATCGTCACCAGCGGCGGCATCGGCGGCAACCACGACCTCGTGCGCGCGCAGTGGCCTGCCCGGCTCGGCACTCCGCCCGCACGGATGCTCTCCGGCGTACCCGCGCACGTCGACGGCCTCATGCTGGGGATCGCGGAGGCGGCGGGCGCCAGCCACATCAACAAGGACCGGATGTGGCACTACACCGAGGGCATCCGGAACTGGGACCCGATCTGGGCCCGGCACGGGATCCGCATCCTCCCCGGCCCGTCCCCGCTCTGGCTGGACGCCACGGGCAGACGGCTGCCCGTACCGCTCTTCCCGGGCTTCGACACCCTCGGCACGCTCGACCACATCATGCGGACGGGCCACGACCACACCTGGTTCGTGCTCAACGAGCGCATCATCGGGAAGGAGTTCGCCCTCTCCGGCTCCGAGCAGAACCCCGACCTCACCGGCCGGTCGGTGCGCGGCGTCATCACCCGCGCGCGCCAGGCCGTACCCGGCCCGGTCAGGGCCTTCATGGAGCACGGCGCCGACTTCGTCGTCGAACGCGACCTGTCCGCCCTGGTGCGCGGCATGAACGCGGTCACCGGGGAGGACCTCCTCGACGAGGCCGCCGTGCGGCGCGCGATCACGGCCCGCGACCGGGAGGTCGCCAACCCCTTCACCAAGGATCTCCAGGTGACGGCGATCCGCGGGGCCCGCCGGTACCTCGGCGACAAGCTGATCCGCACCGCCGCCCCGCACCGGATCCTCGACCCGAAGGCCGGCCCGCTGATCGCGGTACGGCTCTCCATCCTGACCCGCAAGTCCCTGGGCGGCCTGGAGACCGACCTCTCCTCGCGGGTCCTGACCGGGACGGGCGAGCCGCTCCCCGGCCTCTACGCCGCGGGCGAGGCGGCCGGCTTCGGCGGCGGCGGGGTGCACGGCTACCGGGCCCTGGAGGGCACCTTCCTCGGCGGGTGCGTCTTCTCGGGCCGTGCCGCGGGCCGGGCCGCGGCACGGGCGGTGGGCTGAGGCCGGCTCCCGCGCGGGAGGGCTGCCGAGGCCGACTCCCACCGCCGTGCTCGGCAGCCGCGCCAGACAGCTCGTGTGCCGGGAGCGTCAGGGCAGCCGTTCGGCGACCCGGAACCGTTCCGCGACCACGAGGGTGTCGTCGTCGACCGTGAACCCCGGGTCGCCGATCACCGTGCG
This window encodes:
- a CDS encoding YidH family protein — protein: MIDFVKDVRLWFAPSRLKDEGDTPDYRFSLANERTFLAWIRTALALVGGGFAVDQFLPDLRWGVRVGMAFALLAVGAACALRAVNHWVRCERAMRRHEDLPLSRFPVVLSLGVGLVAVAMVVVVLLGWTSGR
- a CDS encoding NUDIX domain-containing protein, producing MSAADEVLDVVDRDDRVLGQAPRGEVYARGLIHRCVFVLARDAEERIFVHRRTASKLVFPSHYDMFVGGVVGAGESYAEAALREAEEELGVRGLAQPEPLFRFLYEGPGGAWWSSVHEVRCELPVAPQGSEVAWHSFLTREELDRRIGSGQWPWVPDGLEAYRRLRAYRGSRQ
- a CDS encoding DUF202 domain-containing protein gives rise to the protein MDRDAGLQPERTRLAWRRTTLASSVVAVLALRQALRGPGSPSELAGAALIVLVWLAFLWVAHRRIRALATGRPRVLDPGSALSVVACTVALAAFAVAVIL
- a CDS encoding FAD-binding dehydrogenase; amino-acid sequence: MTYDADVIVIGAGLAGLVATAELVDAGRKVVLLDQEPEQSIGGQAHWSFGGMFLVDSPEQRRMRIRDSRDLALQDWLGTAGFDREEDAWPRRWAGAYVDFAAGEKRRWLHARGVRFFPVVGWAERGGYDADGHGNSVPRFHITWGTGPGLVEPFERRVREGVARGLVRLAFRHRVTGLAATAGALDTVTGEILEPSDAARGTASSREAAGTFSLRAQAVIVTSGGIGGNHDLVRAQWPARLGTPPARMLSGVPAHVDGLMLGIAEAAGASHINKDRMWHYTEGIRNWDPIWARHGIRILPGPSPLWLDATGRRLPVPLFPGFDTLGTLDHIMRTGHDHTWFVLNERIIGKEFALSGSEQNPDLTGRSVRGVITRARQAVPGPVRAFMEHGADFVVERDLSALVRGMNAVTGEDLLDEAAVRRAITARDREVANPFTKDLQVTAIRGARRYLGDKLIRTAAPHRILDPKAGPLIAVRLSILTRKSLGGLETDLSSRVLTGTGEPLPGLYAAGEAAGFGGGGVHGYRALEGTFLGGCVFSGRAAGRAAARAVG
- a CDS encoding MBL fold metallo-hydrolase, whose translation is MPVDDPYLVQPAPGVYAYVQPDGGWCLNNAGFVSDGGRTLLIDTAATERRALALRDAIAAAGVPLPRTVVNTHHHGDHTYGNCVFTPGALILGHDAARAEQLAAGHQLEMIWPATDFGAIDITAPDLTYSDRATVHVGSTEVRVVHPGVAHTTGDSVVWVPEHRVVFTGDLVFAGGTPFLAMGSLAGSLRALELLRSLDAETVVPGHGPLTDPSSYDSTERYLRYVAEVSREGRAGGLTPLEVARQADLGEFAAWRESERLVANVHRAYAELAGEPEGAPLDIPAVLADMTVMNGGTPILCHA